The following coding sequences lie in one Thermodesulforhabdaceae bacterium genomic window:
- a CDS encoding radical SAM protein, whose amino-acid sequence MTQPRILFIQLPVQSHDYYYNLGHVPLASGVLAAFLKHRLPDVEVIILDNFLTSCASTPTLINHILSIDPSIIAFGCYLWNIERSIFIARTLRQQGLKSLMIAGGPEIHPDNSLLFDPSCPFDILVTGEGERALYRIISALGCESGFEKGSFVKADPISLLEIPSPYLMGILPPSPEGNLLIETSRGCPYHCAYCYYHHNVSRMAEFPIERTVQEIRWARQQGLKKITFVDPSFTSRRNLSKFLDVLSEINSDRFFSFSAELNAELCDDALARMLSKAGFNHVEVGLQSINSKALKAINRPVRIDAFVKGVKALRKYGIKVMVDLIVGLPEETPESFIQAVNFCVSEDLSDELSIYPLSILPGTELKKRSGELGIFYDPYPPYYVKKTLWMDEEAVRQILRYAEDLTGIDYFPPEFPRLHPIPGELSHLWSLTAKDDVSSWSQIILKNSFLGQAVTLRLERNDWWTYQEEFAKFFENLLQQDPFMLVSWVIPEETITSVPLKMRLRIFEKFFPKRNHYKDRELFSTSSSMKSSQVFVQISHQSLCDGITLLWITLELISGQNDELWFLTTCDEASFPEKYALYRSSELLGISEDVPYKVTFIS is encoded by the coding sequence ATGACTCAACCAAGAATCCTGTTTATCCAGCTTCCTGTTCAATCCCACGATTATTACTACAACCTTGGCCATGTTCCTCTAGCGTCGGGAGTTCTTGCGGCATTTCTTAAACATCGCTTACCAGATGTGGAAGTTATTATCCTGGATAATTTCCTTACTTCCTGTGCAAGCACTCCTACCCTGATTAACCACATCCTGAGCATTGATCCAAGCATAATCGCTTTTGGGTGCTATCTGTGGAACATAGAAAGGTCAATTTTTATAGCTCGCACTTTACGTCAGCAGGGGCTTAAGTCTCTGATGATAGCTGGAGGGCCTGAAATCCATCCAGATAATTCCCTACTTTTCGATCCGAGTTGTCCCTTTGATATACTGGTTACAGGGGAAGGCGAAAGAGCCCTATATCGGATTATTTCTGCTCTAGGGTGTGAATCTGGATTTGAAAAAGGTTCCTTCGTAAAAGCTGATCCGATCTCTCTACTGGAAATCCCATCTCCATACCTAATGGGTATTCTACCTCCATCACCAGAAGGAAACTTACTAATTGAAACTTCTCGTGGTTGCCCATACCACTGTGCTTACTGCTACTATCATCACAATGTGTCACGAATGGCTGAATTTCCCATAGAACGGACAGTTCAAGAAATACGGTGGGCACGCCAGCAAGGGTTAAAAAAAATAACTTTTGTGGATCCCAGCTTTACTTCAAGGCGTAACCTTTCAAAGTTTCTTGATGTGCTTTCTGAGATAAATTCCGACAGATTTTTCAGCTTTTCGGCAGAGCTAAACGCTGAGCTTTGCGATGATGCTCTTGCGAGGATGCTAAGCAAAGCCGGATTCAATCATGTGGAAGTGGGGCTACAGAGCATCAACTCGAAGGCTCTCAAAGCCATCAACCGACCAGTAAGGATTGATGCCTTCGTAAAAGGTGTAAAAGCTCTTAGAAAATACGGTATCAAGGTTATGGTCGATCTTATTGTGGGACTTCCAGAAGAAACACCGGAAAGCTTTATTCAAGCCGTAAATTTTTGTGTGTCGGAAGACTTATCGGACGAACTCAGCATTTATCCACTCAGCATTCTCCCCGGCACAGAACTGAAAAAGCGATCCGGAGAACTGGGCATCTTCTATGATCCTTACCCACCATACTACGTAAAGAAAACTCTGTGGATGGACGAGGAAGCCGTGAGACAGATTTTACGCTATGCTGAAGATTTAACAGGTATTGACTACTTTCCTCCGGAATTCCCTCGCCTCCACCCCATCCCTGGTGAGCTATCTCATTTATGGTCGCTTACTGCAAAAGATGATGTATCTAGCTGGAGCCAGATTATTTTGAAAAACTCTTTTTTGGGACAGGCAGTAACTTTAAGGCTGGAAAGGAACGACTGGTGGACATATCAGGAAGAGTTTGCAAAGTTTTTTGAGAATCTTCTACAACAAGATCCATTCATGCTTGTTTCCTGGGTCATCCCCGAAGAAACCATAACATCTGTTCCCCTAAAAATGAGACTAAGAATTTTCGAAAAATTCTTTCCCAAGCGGAACCACTATAAAGACAGGGAATTGTTTTCCACTTCAAGTTCAATGAAGTCGTCCCAGGTGTTCGTTCAAATATCTCACCAATCTCTTTGCGACGGTATCACCCTTTTATGGATTACCCTTGAACTTATCTCGGGGCAAAACGACGAACTATGGTTTCTTACAACTTGCGATGAAGCATCCTTTCCTGAAAAATACGCTCTTTACCGATCAAGTGAGCTTCTGGGCATTTCAGAAGACGTTCCTTACAAGGTCACTTTCATCTCTTGA
- a CDS encoding XRE family transcriptional regulator — protein MSDQDLQSAVRALQLGNKIRELRDRRRYTLQELSAKTGLSKALLSQIENNRVIPPIATLLRLSKALEVSLSYFFQDEVKGQSIYVTRADERLRVDRRQHHKEGEVNYIYEALETKKHDKHMEPFYVEFPPMDVEEMVFTSHEGEEFVYVLDGTIEFRTANTTIILKSGDSLYFDAAQGHAFRSLDEDTAKAVIVVWNKP, from the coding sequence ATGAGCGATCAAGATCTTCAATCCGCTGTCCGAGCTCTCCAATTGGGCAACAAGATAAGGGAGCTAAGAGACAGGAGACGTTATACTCTTCAAGAATTATCGGCAAAAACCGGTCTTTCTAAAGCTCTTCTTTCCCAAATAGAGAACAATCGTGTAATTCCTCCAATTGCCACCCTTCTTAGGCTTTCTAAAGCTTTGGAAGTAAGTCTCAGCTACTTTTTCCAGGATGAAGTAAAAGGACAATCCATTTATGTTACTCGAGCCGACGAACGCCTTAGAGTAGATAGACGCCAGCACCATAAGGAAGGCGAGGTCAACTACATATACGAAGCTCTTGAAACCAAAAAGCACGACAAACACATGGAACCCTTCTATGTCGAATTTCCCCCTATGGATGTGGAAGAAATGGTATTTACAAGCCATGAGGGAGAAGAGTTTGTATATGTACTTGATGGGACTATTGAGTTTCGAACAGCTAACACTACAATCATTCTGAAATCGGGCGATTCGCTTTATTTCGACGCCGCCCAGGGACATGCCTTTCGCTCTCTTGACGAAGACACCGCCAAAGCAGTTATTGTGGTCTGGAACAAACCGTAA
- a CDS encoding NifU family protein encodes MKEKVEKVLEKIRPMLQRDGGNVELVEIDGTTVKVRLTGACHGCPMSQMTLKAGIERIIKQEVPEVSQVVAVM; translated from the coding sequence ATGAAGGAAAAGGTAGAAAAGGTTCTGGAAAAAATCAGACCGATGCTTCAGCGAGACGGCGGTAACGTAGAACTCGTCGAAATAGATGGAACAACGGTCAAGGTTCGACTCACGGGAGCCTGTCACGGATGTCCCATGAGCCAGATGACTCTTAAGGCGGGCATTGAACGAATCATAAAGCAGGAAGTTCCTGAGGTTTCTCAGGTTGTTGCAGTGATGTAA
- a CDS encoding VCBS repeat-containing protein has product MRKPIKLLSTFSFIFAIIGILFFGWGTWTVSENNLAAAQQSSSRIAVAPFSIQAPPDLAYLQKGVQNLLVSRVNVPGKIDTIPINSTPSGLTPGASLNPEETKKISSTVGGTHLIVGTITAIGESVSIDAWLYDLLSGGAPKKFSVQGGTISQVIPQVDQMAKEIGSALGATPVATTTPTQLSQAPVATAQPQQGAQSRVMEVLANPLLEEQKISYLNPNFIEITPEESLQNLGVWRSQTISEGIVGMDVGDVDGDGIPEIVTLSYKKLSVYKRIGTALKLIATYEADKLQRLVWCSVIDLNGDKRAEIVVTAMVQKNVTSGGYMESMTGVATGHEIPSSVIFSLQGTTLQPIATKIPFFLNTFTTATGEKILIGQRQATEKGFAPNIHEMRLQGQKLEPLQEIHLPSKCNVFNCAEFDADGDSKPEYVIILPDNRMILTRANGSVMWKSRHRFGATTNYILGKAEDLRYNQQDYYYIPPPMLVTDLNKDNQKEIVVNRSPEYSRLLPAGFKYYEAGQVVSLSWDQIGLIENWATRELSGMVTSLRIADTNNDGTPELVVSVVLGKELLQVWKSESVIFAYDLNVDRKVKNKAKESR; this is encoded by the coding sequence ATGCGAAAACCAATCAAACTTTTGAGCACCTTTAGCTTTATTTTTGCGATCATAGGAATTCTATTCTTTGGATGGGGAACTTGGACGGTGTCTGAAAATAACCTGGCTGCTGCTCAGCAGAGTTCTTCGCGAATCGCTGTAGCTCCCTTCTCAATTCAAGCACCTCCTGATCTTGCTTATCTTCAAAAAGGAGTGCAGAATTTGCTGGTTTCTAGAGTTAATGTGCCTGGAAAGATTGATACAATCCCGATAAATTCGACACCTTCCGGGCTTACACCAGGAGCATCTCTTAATCCCGAAGAGACTAAAAAAATCTCCAGCACAGTTGGAGGAACCCATCTCATTGTTGGGACTATAACCGCCATTGGCGAATCGGTAAGCATTGATGCCTGGTTATATGATCTATTATCGGGCGGAGCTCCAAAAAAGTTCTCTGTTCAAGGAGGAACGATTAGCCAGGTAATTCCTCAGGTTGACCAGATGGCAAAGGAGATAGGCAGTGCCCTAGGGGCAACCCCTGTTGCAACAACCACACCCACCCAATTATCTCAAGCTCCCGTAGCAACTGCTCAGCCCCAGCAAGGAGCTCAGTCTAGAGTCATGGAAGTGCTAGCAAATCCCCTTTTAGAAGAACAAAAAATTTCCTACCTTAATCCCAACTTTATTGAGATTACCCCAGAAGAATCCCTTCAAAATTTAGGTGTATGGCGAAGTCAGACTATCTCTGAAGGTATCGTTGGGATGGATGTCGGGGATGTGGACGGTGACGGCATTCCAGAAATAGTTACTTTAAGTTACAAAAAACTAAGTGTGTATAAGCGTATTGGAACGGCTCTTAAACTCATTGCAACTTACGAAGCCGATAAACTTCAACGGCTTGTGTGGTGTTCGGTAATCGACCTTAATGGTGACAAACGAGCGGAAATTGTCGTTACAGCGATGGTACAAAAGAATGTAACCTCTGGGGGTTACATGGAAAGTATGACGGGGGTAGCAACAGGACATGAAATTCCTTCCTCCGTAATCTTTTCTCTTCAGGGGACAACTCTTCAACCCATAGCAACAAAAATTCCCTTCTTTTTGAATACATTCACCACCGCCACTGGAGAAAAAATCCTTATTGGTCAGAGACAAGCAACAGAAAAGGGATTTGCCCCTAACATCCATGAAATGCGACTTCAAGGTCAAAAGCTTGAACCTTTACAGGAAATTCATCTTCCATCTAAATGCAATGTGTTTAACTGCGCTGAGTTTGACGCAGATGGAGACAGCAAACCAGAATATGTCATTATACTTCCAGACAATCGCATGATACTCACTCGAGCAAACGGTTCTGTTATGTGGAAAAGCCGTCATCGGTTTGGAGCTACAACTAACTACATTTTGGGAAAAGCCGAAGATCTAAGATACAATCAACAAGATTACTATTATATTCCCCCACCAATGCTGGTAACAGATCTGAACAAAGACAACCAAAAGGAAATCGTTGTTAATCGTTCCCCTGAATACAGCCGCTTGCTTCCTGCAGGTTTCAAATACTACGAAGCAGGACAGGTAGTTTCCCTTTCCTGGGATCAAATTGGACTTATTGAAAACTGGGCTACCAGGGAACTCAGCGGAATGGTGACAAGTCTTCGCATTGCCGACACCAACAACGACGGAACACCAGAACTTGTCGTAAGCGTGGTGCTTGGCAAGGAACTCCTGCAAGTTTGGAAATCCGAAAGTGTAATCTTTGCCTACGATCTTAACGTGGATAGAAAAGTGAAGAACAAAGCCAAAGAATCCAGATAA
- a CDS encoding DUF72 domain-containing protein — METSSSQYNHRVFIGPAGWSYADWRNTVFSGIGGRVDALKFISSYFDAIEINSTFYRIPSRSTVESWTKRVRREGSFLFSVKLYRGFTHDPTITTYKDHHSMMEVVEVLRDKALLGAVLAQFPYRFHNTRDNRKYIAELRAKFPDIPLVVEFRHRSWLHRAVETFLRELNLGFCNIDQPQVSFSLPLTDIVTTSVGYLRCHGRNKNTWFGEKSNRDSRYFYRYRYEELRELVDTAQSIASKAEKTFVIFNNHFKGNEVFDAMEFADMLGLGNKPWPEWWLSASKLSREDETHVYEKNL, encoded by the coding sequence GTGGAAACATCGTCTTCCCAATACAACCACCGTGTTTTTATAGGACCAGCAGGGTGGAGCTACGCTGATTGGCGAAATACGGTTTTTAGTGGAATTGGGGGAAGAGTTGATGCGTTGAAGTTTATAAGTTCCTATTTTGATGCGATAGAAATAAACAGCACTTTCTACCGCATTCCATCCCGTTCCACTGTAGAGTCATGGACAAAACGAGTCCGCCGTGAAGGTTCTTTTCTTTTTTCTGTGAAGCTCTACCGCGGTTTTACTCACGATCCCACAATTACAACTTATAAAGACCATCATTCTATGATGGAAGTGGTGGAAGTGCTTAGAGATAAGGCACTCCTGGGAGCTGTGCTGGCTCAGTTTCCATACCGTTTCCACAATACGCGTGACAACAGAAAATATATTGCTGAACTCCGAGCAAAATTTCCTGATATACCTCTGGTTGTTGAATTTCGTCATAGATCATGGCTACATCGAGCCGTTGAGACTTTTCTCAGGGAACTTAATCTGGGATTCTGCAATATTGACCAACCTCAAGTATCCTTCTCGCTCCCCCTGACCGATATTGTAACTACATCCGTTGGTTATTTAAGATGCCATGGGAGAAATAAAAACACCTGGTTTGGGGAAAAGAGTAATCGAGATTCCCGCTACTTTTACCGTTATCGATATGAAGAACTTCGTGAACTTGTTGATACGGCTCAAAGTATAGCATCCAAGGCTGAGAAAACTTTTGTGATCTTTAACAACCACTTTAAAGGTAACGAAGTTTTCGATGCTATGGAATTTGCCGATATGCTTGGTTTAGGGAATAAGCCCTGGCCTGAATGGTGGCTGTCTGCATCTAAGTTGAGCCGTGAGGATGAAACCCATGTATATGAAAAAAATTTGTGA
- a CDS encoding J domain-containing protein — MKKICEGKFYHYIIRESYWDGRNWTHRDLFDLGSDPGSYIHYVGGTGFYFDELLEEELEKAGVNFSSEDLEALFFPFLDPHIRRIIMSFQHGFKIHRISPDIPHSDEELLVKQQQLHSFDKRRMHFLRCGRVDIGKLDNRPWKFLNILIDKCRDERETIIDEMERHLKPKEIKSYVYTAFNLQNYFEDSIIKNHPFALNQDRVDEAFLDAICALNRDSDFFRGVPDHDSANLHPYLRKYLVMYFDSIFEPLFNWEEFIRGIFGAKEQSAYRRWMQRSTVSVSEACSHLGIDSERWKELSIKEITRIYRRKAKVLHPDAGGDHDAFIKLTEAYRALVATKLRRA; from the coding sequence ATGAAAAAAATTTGTGAGGGGAAGTTTTACCACTACATTATCAGAGAATCTTACTGGGATGGAAGGAATTGGACTCATCGTGATCTTTTTGATTTAGGATCGGATCCAGGCTCCTACATTCATTACGTTGGCGGAACCGGGTTTTATTTTGATGAGTTATTAGAAGAAGAACTTGAAAAGGCAGGAGTTAATTTTTCCTCGGAAGATCTTGAAGCTCTCTTTTTTCCCTTTCTAGATCCACACATACGTAGAATTATCATGAGTTTTCAACATGGCTTCAAAATACATCGCATTTCCCCCGATATTCCTCATTCTGATGAAGAACTTTTAGTAAAGCAGCAACAACTTCATTCTTTCGATAAGCGCCGAATGCATTTCCTTAGATGTGGACGAGTAGATATTGGGAAGCTTGATAACCGACCGTGGAAATTTCTCAATATCCTTATAGATAAGTGCCGGGATGAGCGTGAAACGATTATAGATGAAATGGAGCGGCATCTTAAACCGAAAGAAATCAAGTCCTATGTTTACACAGCTTTTAATCTCCAGAATTATTTCGAGGATTCCATTATCAAGAACCATCCCTTTGCTCTAAATCAGGATCGGGTGGATGAAGCTTTCCTCGATGCTATTTGTGCTTTGAATAGAGATTCAGACTTTTTTAGAGGTGTTCCAGATCATGATTCTGCTAACCTTCATCCCTATCTTCGCAAATATCTTGTGATGTATTTTGATTCGATTTTTGAGCCACTTTTTAATTGGGAGGAGTTTATTAGGGGCATTTTTGGCGCCAAAGAGCAAAGTGCCTACAGACGTTGGATGCAACGATCCACTGTATCCGTGTCTGAAGCCTGTTCTCACCTCGGAATTGATTCTGAGCGATGGAAAGAGCTTTCTATAAAGGAAATTACCAGGATTTATCGTCGTAAGGCAAAAGTTCTTCATCCCGATGCAGGGGGTGATCACGATGCATTTATTAAGCTCACCGAAGCTTATCGGGCTCTTGTTGCCACGAAACTTCGGCGAGCCTAG
- a CDS encoding cation:proton antiporter — translation MEQVYVVATAWLVLAVISAVIAYHLRVAIALIEICVGVVVAAIAGYLGKADLLGANSEWLRFLASTGAVLLTFLAGAELEPETLKEKAKEVSIVGLIGFLSPFLGCAAIAYYILGWDFRASLLAGVALSTTSMAVVYAVMIETGFNETEFGKGILGACFINDLGTVIALGLIFAPFTYKTVVFVIVTIIVLIVLPRTTRFITQIYAYRTAAIRTKWVVFILFLLGALALWSGSEPVLPAYLAGMVLAQFSQSDTFWLRRLRTLTVGFLAPFYFLRAGTFVSLPALISAPLVFLALLGGKVFSKIFGLYPFISLFRKEHNERWYYTLLMSTGLTFGTISALYGFTHNIVTQSQYSFLVAAVIASAVVPTWIAGVAFTPRHLLPKPEAVPYPPKAELDEEG, via the coding sequence ATGGAACAGGTGTATGTTGTTGCTACAGCCTGGTTGGTTTTAGCAGTTATTTCAGCAGTTATTGCTTACCATCTACGAGTTGCAATTGCTCTCATCGAGATTTGCGTGGGGGTGGTTGTAGCAGCTATAGCAGGGTATTTAGGAAAAGCCGATTTGCTCGGAGCAAACTCCGAATGGCTTCGCTTCCTTGCTTCAACAGGCGCGGTGTTACTTACGTTCCTTGCTGGAGCCGAACTTGAACCGGAAACACTGAAGGAGAAGGCAAAAGAAGTAAGTATCGTCGGTTTGATAGGCTTTCTTTCTCCATTCCTGGGTTGTGCCGCCATCGCTTACTACATTCTAGGATGGGATTTTCGAGCCAGTTTGCTCGCTGGAGTAGCTCTCTCCACAACATCAATGGCTGTAGTTTATGCAGTCATGATTGAGACTGGTTTCAATGAAACCGAATTTGGAAAAGGGATCCTGGGCGCCTGTTTTATAAACGATCTTGGAACAGTTATAGCTCTAGGGCTTATTTTCGCACCGTTTACTTATAAAACGGTTGTTTTCGTCATTGTAACCATTATTGTCCTAATAGTGCTCCCACGCACCACCAGATTTATCACCCAAATTTATGCTTACCGCACAGCGGCTATAAGAACCAAATGGGTGGTCTTCATTCTTTTTCTCCTTGGTGCACTGGCTTTATGGTCAGGTAGCGAACCTGTTTTACCGGCATACCTGGCAGGTATGGTGCTTGCTCAGTTTTCCCAGAGTGACACCTTCTGGTTAAGACGATTAAGAACGCTTACTGTGGGTTTCCTAGCACCTTTCTACTTTCTGAGAGCGGGAACATTCGTGTCTCTTCCGGCACTTATTTCAGCGCCTCTTGTATTTCTTGCTCTATTAGGTGGAAAAGTGTTCTCAAAAATTTTTGGACTTTACCCATTTATCTCGCTCTTTCGCAAGGAACACAATGAACGGTGGTATTATACTCTCCTTATGTCCACGGGTCTTACTTTTGGAACGATATCGGCTCTTTATGGCTTTACCCATAACATTGTAACTCAGTCTCAATATTCTTTCCTCGTGGCAGCGGTAATTGCCAGTGCAGTAGTTCCAACCTGGATTGCTGGAGTAGCCTTTACGCCACGTCATCTACTACCCAAACCAGAAGCCGTGCCATACCCACCCAAAGCAGAACTGGACGAGGAAGGCTAG
- a CDS encoding sigma-54 dependent transcriptional regulator, giving the protein MGQITDAVRVFIESVPDPIICYDLACHILATNSKGRSQILRTFNDISHLKACEIVGESHSSKKACNLCVYEKVKRNHQDFSIEGEVILPDGQRKLFNRHVSLWPINGKNILVEIWKDLSKEYSLAREVELKKLIIDGFLELFDIPVFVTDEHFRLVGINRFFEKFVKIPYSHIIGRSLWDVIKLGEQDTYGLTKTGQRVLLRARLSRNPEEECNVRFYAVGHNGKVTGHVGFILKKWQPGIPTHYPHYEMEYFFEICREASHKETLQEFAAFVNKLARERFRVSLDMVMILLNEEHKNFIWIDDKEQPDKFQQQIRSLLSGHEKFSLFNASLYGAESQMRLAHSGDPSSLPSLMIPLASSYSEWFGFPITTHRRALGYFFMGFTDLVPQFREGMYFFYGFISQMAGHIRQLVLREQMARRAGSEQDIPERFGRIIGKSEKMQAVYELIELVAPSEATVLITGENGTGKELVALEIHSRSPRASGPFVVAHCSAYSPTLLESELFGHERGAFTGAIKQKKGRIERAQGGTLFLDEIGDIAPATQVLLLRFLQDKRFERVGGEKTLTADVRIIAATNRDLYEEVQKGRFRDDLFYRLNVITIHLPPLRERKEDIPLLARYFLEKYSDREKKSLKNITSDAMKLLLEYDWPGNVRQLENAISHAVVLAQPEETSITASHLPSFLRSQKINDDQVSLYEQEKTLIKKILEECKGNKHEAARRLRISRSTLYSKLKRYGLAS; this is encoded by the coding sequence ATGGGACAAATTACAGATGCGGTGCGAGTCTTTATTGAATCCGTCCCAGATCCTATAATCTGTTATGACCTTGCCTGTCACATTTTAGCAACAAACAGTAAAGGCAGATCACAAATTCTCAGAACATTCAACGACATAAGTCATCTAAAAGCCTGTGAAATAGTAGGAGAATCTCATTCCAGCAAGAAAGCCTGCAATCTTTGTGTTTATGAAAAGGTCAAACGAAATCACCAGGATTTTTCAATTGAAGGAGAGGTGATCCTTCCCGATGGGCAACGTAAACTATTCAACAGACATGTCTCACTGTGGCCTATCAATGGGAAAAACATTTTGGTGGAAATTTGGAAAGATCTTTCAAAGGAGTATTCTCTTGCGAGAGAAGTAGAACTCAAGAAACTCATAATTGATGGTTTTTTGGAACTATTTGATATTCCTGTTTTCGTTACCGATGAACATTTCCGCCTTGTTGGCATAAACAGGTTTTTTGAAAAGTTCGTTAAGATTCCCTATTCCCATATCATTGGACGCTCTCTGTGGGACGTCATAAAATTAGGAGAACAGGACACATACGGACTGACTAAAACAGGACAGCGAGTGCTTCTAAGAGCCAGGCTAAGCCGTAACCCAGAAGAAGAATGTAATGTTAGATTTTATGCTGTTGGACACAATGGCAAAGTGACGGGTCATGTTGGATTTATACTGAAAAAATGGCAACCAGGCATTCCAACTCACTATCCTCACTACGAAATGGAATATTTCTTTGAAATATGCCGGGAAGCTTCCCACAAAGAAACTCTTCAAGAGTTCGCAGCTTTTGTAAATAAGCTTGCTAGGGAGAGATTCCGGGTGTCTCTTGATATGGTCATGATATTATTGAATGAAGAACACAAGAACTTCATATGGATAGACGATAAAGAGCAGCCGGATAAATTTCAACAACAGATCAGGTCTCTTCTTTCTGGTCACGAGAAATTCTCTCTCTTCAACGCATCCCTTTATGGAGCCGAATCACAAATGCGGTTGGCTCATTCAGGCGATCCATCTTCTCTCCCGAGCCTAATGATACCTTTGGCGAGCAGTTATTCAGAGTGGTTTGGTTTTCCTATTACAACTCACAGGCGAGCTCTAGGGTATTTCTTCATGGGGTTTACGGACTTAGTGCCCCAATTCCGTGAAGGAATGTATTTCTTCTACGGGTTCATAAGTCAGATGGCAGGACACATACGACAACTAGTTTTGCGAGAACAAATGGCTAGAAGAGCAGGTAGCGAACAAGATATTCCTGAACGATTTGGTCGCATCATAGGAAAAAGCGAAAAAATGCAAGCCGTTTACGAACTCATAGAACTGGTAGCTCCATCTGAAGCAACCGTTCTTATTACGGGTGAAAACGGGACAGGAAAAGAACTTGTAGCCCTGGAAATCCACAGCCGAAGCCCCAGAGCAAGCGGTCCTTTTGTGGTTGCTCACTGCTCAGCCTATTCCCCTACTCTGCTTGAGAGCGAACTTTTCGGACACGAACGTGGAGCCTTTACCGGGGCTATCAAACAGAAAAAAGGCCGCATAGAACGTGCTCAGGGAGGAACCCTGTTTCTAGACGAAATTGGAGACATCGCCCCGGCTACTCAGGTGCTTCTTCTTCGATTTTTACAGGATAAACGCTTCGAGCGAGTGGGGGGTGAAAAGACTCTCACAGCCGATGTAAGAATTATCGCCGCAACCAATCGCGATCTTTACGAAGAAGTGCAGAAAGGTCGTTTTAGAGACGATCTATTTTATAGACTTAATGTTATAACTATCCATCTACCGCCTTTAAGAGAACGAAAAGAAGACATCCCTCTCCTTGCTAGGTATTTTCTTGAAAAATACAGTGATAGAGAAAAAAAATCGCTGAAAAATATTACCTCCGATGCCATGAAGCTGCTTCTAGAATATGATTGGCCTGGCAATGTAAGGCAGCTAGAAAATGCTATAAGTCACGCAGTCGTGCTCGCTCAACCCGAAGAAACATCTATCACGGCTTCCCATCTTCCAAGCTTTTTAAGGTCTCAGAAAATCAACGATGATCAAGTCTCTCTTTACGAACAGGAAAAAACGCTCATCAAAAAGATACTAGAAGAATGTAAAGGCAATAAACATGAAGCTGCCAGGAGACTACGCATTAGCCGAAGCACTCTTTACAGCAAGCTTAAACGTTATGGACTTGCAAGTTAA